In Microvenator marinus, one genomic interval encodes:
- a CDS encoding Hsp70 family protein, whose product MSDIVLGIDLGTSNSVVSVMLEGEPIVIPDEAGNRIHPSIVYFFEDGSTVIGNDARPFLMKDPAHTVYSAKRLIGRPFDSPDLRVLIGSFPFKIVSSGDGAPRLNIYGALHPPEGISARVLLHLKELAENYLGMSVSKAVITVPANFDEGQRRATKRAGELAGLEVLRLINEPTAAALAYGHGQNRREKVAIYDFGGGTFDITVLEIRQNVFQVLSTAGNSYLGGDDFDNRLVQSMLTAFEKQYGYDLSGEEVIIQRLKNVAQNIKHRLSEQDLVTARVSEMVPGTLTELELEFSLSRDAFNKRCGDIVEQSLTTCEEALQIAGMQRAEIDHLVLVGGTTRVPLVAQRVREFFNREPVAGINPDEVVSVGAAIFGASMIETEEAPEPMAPAMPVSHMDHMSDDEWIEELDEFEEDTGIHRSSPPPLRQAPPEIPSSNDWGATGQWEHRPQTPPVTPGQIHGGNAHGGDAFQRQPAYQPAPQAPAPARSPLLIDVTPHALGIATVGGVMDIIIERNGSLPLARARHFSTSRDDQTRVVLPIYSGNSRRIEENSQLGVLELVNIPPGPREDVQIEVQFEVDTNGMLNVRATDLRTGMNQMARLSILGDSNADYYDTSDLLM is encoded by the coding sequence ATGAGTGACATTGTACTTGGAATCGATCTTGGGACGTCCAATTCGGTGGTTTCGGTCATGTTGGAGGGCGAGCCAATCGTGATTCCGGATGAGGCAGGGAACCGAATTCACCCATCTATCGTGTACTTCTTCGAGGATGGCTCTACGGTTATTGGCAATGACGCGCGGCCCTTCTTGATGAAGGACCCGGCACACACGGTCTACTCCGCAAAGCGCTTGATTGGTCGTCCATTTGATAGTCCAGACCTTCGCGTCCTAATCGGGTCTTTCCCTTTCAAGATTGTGTCGTCTGGTGATGGTGCACCACGCCTTAATATCTACGGGGCGCTTCACCCTCCGGAAGGAATCTCAGCACGCGTTCTCTTGCATCTCAAAGAGCTCGCGGAAAACTACCTCGGAATGTCGGTTTCCAAGGCCGTCATCACCGTACCGGCGAATTTTGATGAAGGTCAGCGTCGCGCCACCAAACGGGCAGGGGAGCTCGCCGGGCTCGAAGTCCTTCGTCTAATCAACGAGCCCACCGCCGCCGCGCTTGCCTACGGCCATGGGCAGAATCGTCGAGAGAAAGTAGCCATCTACGATTTCGGGGGAGGAACCTTTGACATTACGGTGCTCGAGATCCGACAGAACGTGTTCCAAGTCTTAAGTACTGCAGGCAACAGCTATCTTGGGGGCGACGATTTCGATAATCGCCTCGTTCAATCCATGCTCACAGCGTTCGAAAAACAGTACGGCTACGATTTGTCAGGCGAAGAGGTGATTATCCAACGCCTCAAGAACGTGGCTCAGAACATTAAGCATCGTCTAAGCGAGCAAGATCTAGTGACGGCGCGCGTAAGCGAAATGGTTCCTGGCACGCTGACCGAGCTCGAGCTCGAGTTTTCGCTTTCACGCGACGCGTTTAATAAGCGCTGCGGGGATATCGTGGAGCAAAGCCTCACGACGTGTGAAGAGGCGCTTCAGATTGCCGGGATGCAGCGTGCCGAGATCGACCATCTTGTTTTGGTCGGCGGTACGACTCGCGTGCCCTTGGTCGCGCAACGCGTCCGAGAGTTCTTCAACCGCGAACCGGTCGCCGGGATCAATCCCGATGAAGTGGTCAGCGTGGGTGCAGCAATTTTCGGTGCGTCTATGATCGAGACCGAAGAAGCGCCCGAGCCTATGGCGCCTGCCATGCCCGTCTCGCATATGGATCATATGTCGGACGACGAGTGGATCGAGGAGCTCGACGAGTTCGAGGAGGACACCGGGATCCATCGGTCCTCGCCGCCCCCGCTCCGTCAGGCTCCGCCAGAGATTCCTTCCTCGAACGACTGGGGTGCGACCGGGCAGTGGGAACATCGGCCGCAAACGCCTCCTGTGACTCCTGGTCAAATCCACGGTGGTAATGCCCACGGCGGGGATGCTTTTCAGAGACAGCCAGCCTATCAACCGGCACCGCAAGCACCTGCTCCAGCGCGCTCCCCGCTCTTGATCGACGTGACGCCCCACGCCTTGGGTATCGCCACGGTCGGTGGCGTGATGGACATTATCATCGAGCGTAACGGTTCATTGCCTCTGGCAAGAGCACGGCACTTCTCGACATCGAGGGACGATCAGACCCGCGTCGTGTTGCCGATCTACTCGGGAAATAGCCGCCGGATCGAAGAGAACAGCCAGCTCGGCGTTCTGGAATTGGTGAATATCCCGCCGGGCCCCAGAGAAGATGTGCAGATCGAAGTTCAGTTCGAAGTAGACACCAACGGCATGCTCAACGTGCGGGCCACGGATTTGCGAACAGGCATGAACCAAATGGCGCGCCTCTCGATCCTGGGCGACTCCAACGCCGACTATTACGACACATCCGACCTCTTGATGTAG
- a CDS encoding tRNA threonylcarbamoyladenosine dehydratase, protein MSSEIHELPEIKPSSCSHDTPREDDQGSVEFPARAMSEWKLHRRWDRAGRLLGEPAMESLSQKHVVVFGLGGVGSFTAESLARTGFGKLTLVDFDKVCGTNTNRQLHAMKGTYGKWKADLMAERCSMIAPETHVIGRRAFYHEATSDDLLGPDVDYVVDAIDNISAKVHLLKTCLERGIPVVSCMGAAGKMDPTKVQIDDLSKTHTDPLARAVRRIMREKYDIDTSKRTGIKTVFSVEPRHEPQGLSYDGTAGFVCICPTKGNNLHGCETRNLIEGTMSFITGTFGLMAASVVVRDLTAEFFQEAEKPQANHA, encoded by the coding sequence ATGAGTTCAGAAATTCACGAGTTACCAGAGATCAAGCCATCATCGTGTTCGCATGATACGCCACGCGAAGACGATCAGGGCAGCGTTGAGTTCCCGGCACGAGCGATGTCGGAGTGGAAGTTGCATCGCCGATGGGACCGAGCAGGTAGGCTGCTCGGTGAGCCCGCGATGGAGAGTTTGAGTCAAAAGCACGTGGTTGTGTTCGGCTTGGGAGGCGTAGGTAGCTTCACAGCTGAAAGCCTCGCGCGTACCGGGTTTGGCAAGCTTACACTGGTCGACTTCGACAAGGTATGCGGCACCAACACCAACCGGCAGCTTCACGCGATGAAAGGTACTTACGGCAAGTGGAAGGCCGACCTCATGGCGGAGCGCTGTTCGATGATTGCACCAGAGACTCACGTGATTGGCCGCCGAGCCTTCTACCACGAAGCGACGAGCGATGATTTGCTCGGACCTGATGTGGATTATGTTGTGGATGCCATCGACAATATCAGCGCGAAAGTCCATTTGCTCAAGACGTGTCTGGAGCGGGGCATTCCCGTGGTCTCCTGTATGGGTGCGGCCGGAAAAATGGACCCCACCAAGGTTCAAATCGACGACCTCTCCAAGACCCATACGGACCCATTGGCGAGGGCGGTTCGACGCATCATGCGTGAAAAATACGATATCGACACATCGAAGCGTACCGGTATCAAGACGGTGTTTAGCGTTGAGCCACGTCATGAGCCTCAAGGCCTTAGCTACGATGGTACAGCGGGCTTCGTGTGCATTTGCCCTACCAAAGGCAATAATTTGCACGGCTGTGAGACTCGCAATCTGATCGAAGGCACCATGAGTTTCATCACCGGGACCTTCGGTTTGATGGCTGCCAGTGTGGTCGTTCGCGACCTGACTGCTGAGTTCTTCCAAGAAGCCGAGAAGCCCCAGGCAAACCATGCTTGA
- the purF gene encoding amidophosphoribosyltransferase produces MLDEERRHLIEEKCGVFGIVGHNEAAHMTYLGLHALQHRGQESAGIVTWSAEGMCVQRRTGLVSEGFTEEVLETLPGPVAIGHVRYSTTGGTGIKNAQPLTFFTKFGRLALAHNGNLTNAVRLRKELESEGSIFGTATDTEVIAHLVARSQCENIVDALVDALRKVTGAYSLLALTEEHLIACRDPNGVRPLVLGRVGESSAIASEPVSFGLMGGVLEREIEPGEMLILKNSDGGRVWRKPFDVVSPTPCIFELVYFARPDNTIFGRDVYETRKEMGRTLAREAPAKADLVIPVPDSGVPAALGYAQESGLPFEMGLVRSHYIGRTFIEPSNSIRHFGVKLKLSPVRSLIEGKRIVVVDDSIVRGTTCRKIIKMLREAGAAEIHFRVSSPPTTHPCFYGIDTPERSQLIAFTHTVEETRRYITADTLAYLSREGLFRSASATIGQMCDACFTGEYPISLESESRST; encoded by the coding sequence ATGCTTGACGAAGAACGCCGGCATCTCATTGAAGAGAAGTGCGGTGTCTTCGGAATCGTAGGACATAACGAAGCTGCACACATGACCTATCTGGGTCTGCACGCCTTGCAGCATCGTGGTCAGGAAAGTGCGGGTATTGTGACGTGGTCGGCGGAAGGGATGTGTGTGCAGCGGCGCACAGGCTTGGTGTCCGAAGGCTTTACGGAGGAAGTTCTAGAAACTCTTCCTGGTCCGGTGGCCATCGGCCATGTCCGGTATAGCACCACAGGTGGAACGGGGATTAAGAACGCTCAGCCGCTGACGTTTTTCACGAAATTTGGACGGCTCGCCCTCGCGCATAATGGAAATTTAACAAACGCCGTACGGCTCCGAAAAGAGCTTGAGTCTGAAGGCAGCATCTTCGGTACTGCGACGGATACTGAGGTCATTGCTCACCTCGTGGCGCGTTCTCAATGCGAGAATATCGTTGATGCCCTCGTGGATGCTCTTCGAAAGGTTACCGGAGCCTATTCGTTGTTGGCCTTGACCGAGGAGCATCTCATCGCGTGCCGAGACCCTAATGGGGTTCGTCCATTGGTGCTTGGTCGTGTGGGCGAGTCGAGCGCGATTGCGAGCGAGCCCGTTAGTTTTGGACTCATGGGTGGGGTGCTCGAACGCGAGATTGAGCCCGGCGAGATGCTTATTCTCAAGAATTCCGACGGCGGGCGTGTCTGGAGAAAGCCTTTTGACGTGGTCTCACCTACGCCTTGTATCTTTGAACTCGTCTATTTTGCGCGGCCCGACAACACCATTTTTGGTCGGGATGTTTATGAAACGCGCAAGGAGATGGGGCGAACGCTCGCCCGCGAGGCGCCGGCTAAAGCCGACCTCGTGATCCCCGTGCCAGATAGCGGTGTTCCGGCTGCCCTCGGATATGCGCAAGAATCGGGTTTGCCGTTCGAAATGGGGCTTGTGCGCTCGCACTACATCGGGCGGACTTTCATCGAACCGTCCAATTCCATTCGACATTTCGGCGTGAAACTCAAACTCTCGCCGGTTCGGTCGTTGATCGAAGGAAAGCGGATCGTCGTGGTGGATGACTCGATTGTGCGCGGTACAACGTGCCGGAAGATCATTAAGATGCTCAGGGAAGCCGGAGCGGCCGAGATTCATTTTCGAGTATCCTCTCCGCCAACCACCCATCCTTGTTTCTATGGAATCGATACTCCGGAGCGCTCGCAACTCATCGCGTTCACGCACACCGTCGAGGAAACACGGCGCTACATCACGGCCGACACACTCGCGTATCTATCTCGCGAAGGCCTCTTTCGCTCAGCATCAGCCACGATCGGACAAATGTGCGACGCGTGTTTCACGGGCGAATACCCGATAAGTTTAGAGTCGGAATCGCGCTCTACTTGA
- the lepB gene encoding signal peptidase I, with amino-acid sequence MTKENSDSRFLDETRRLTKDLDERLGRAKRAPEDGRKAIESALNELRKSLREDEISSVREKRQKVENLAETHLLPYEKSATREYFEAIGIAILAALFLRAFAIEAFKIPSGSMKPTLLVGDHLFVTKFSYGIRLPFADKYLVEFSRPERGEIVVFNFPVQEATKHIQMQPAAKRACIDSRSLKEEKDIIKRIVAVEGDTLEIRKGTLVVNSEPLKRVFLAKEPTGNYLTPYENLEREKLDEHTYTVRFVSPVEENFGPVKIAPGHVFVMGDNRNQSLDSRCWGQVPISHIKGRALVLWLSLGEDGVRWERFGKLIK; translated from the coding sequence GTGACTAAAGAAAATTCCGATAGCCGATTTCTCGACGAAACGAGACGTCTCACAAAAGACCTCGATGAGAGACTTGGGCGTGCCAAGCGGGCCCCTGAAGACGGGCGAAAGGCCATAGAGTCGGCGCTCAACGAGCTCAGAAAGAGCCTTCGTGAAGACGAGATTTCAAGCGTTCGGGAGAAACGGCAAAAAGTTGAAAACCTCGCCGAAACGCACCTACTCCCGTACGAAAAAAGTGCGACTCGCGAGTACTTTGAAGCCATCGGCATCGCTATCCTCGCCGCATTATTCTTGCGGGCCTTTGCCATCGAGGCGTTTAAAATCCCGTCCGGCAGCATGAAACCCACGCTCCTAGTCGGCGACCACCTCTTTGTGACGAAGTTCTCGTATGGCATCCGACTTCCGTTCGCCGACAAATATTTGGTCGAGTTTTCGCGACCCGAGCGCGGCGAGATTGTGGTGTTCAACTTCCCGGTGCAAGAGGCCACCAAACACATCCAGATGCAGCCGGCCGCGAAACGCGCCTGCATCGACTCTCGAAGCCTCAAAGAAGAAAAGGACATCATCAAGCGTATTGTCGCCGTCGAAGGCGATACGCTCGAGATTCGCAAAGGGACGCTCGTAGTTAACTCCGAGCCTCTTAAGCGCGTCTTCTTGGCCAAGGAGCCCACCGGAAACTATCTGACACCCTATGAAAACCTCGAACGAGAAAAGCTAGATGAACACACCTATACGGTACGGTTCGTAAGCCCTGTTGAGGAAAACTTCGGGCCCGTCAAAATCGCCCCAGGACATGTGTTCGTAATGGGAGACAACCGCAATCAGTCCCTCGACAGCCGTTGTTGGGGTCAGGTGCCCATTTCTCATATCAAAGGCAGAGCCTTGGTACTTTGGCTCTCGCTTGGAGAAGATGGCGTACGCTGGGAACGTTTTGGAAAGCTTATCAAGTAG
- the prfB gene encoding peptide chain release factor 2 (programmed frameshift) codes for MTPAEIKEEIKELGERLAELGGIFDLAQKEARLEELDAISQDPSFWNDAAKAQTLMRERGDISEVLTNMRGLKQSIEDAGVFLELSEESGGDQGLIDDAATALKAVENTLNEMEKLRMLSGPHDQLSAIVTIKPGAGGTESQDWASILYRMYLRYCQQKGWAVEVTDYQDGEEAGIKMAEFRVEGPFAFGYLKAEDGVHRLVRISPFDSNKRRHTSFAAVSVVPEIDDDIEVEINNADLRIDTYRASGAGGQHVNRTDSAVRITHLPTGVVVQCQAERSQHKNRDKAFKMLRAKLYERELKAREAAAEQSFAEQKDVAFGSQIRSYVLHPYKQIKDLRTGYTVGNVEPVLDGHLEPFVEAYLLKAGSGELLEGVEDID; via the exons ATGACACCCGCAGAAATTAAAGAAGAAATCAAAGAGCTTGGCGAGCGATTAGCCGAGCTC GGAGGCATCTTTGACCTGGCTCAGAAAGAAGCTCGGTTAGAAGAATTGGATGCGATTTCGCAAGACCCTAGTTTTTGGAATGACGCCGCAAAGGCGCAAACGTTGATGCGTGAGCGCGGCGATATCTCCGAAGTGCTCACGAATATGCGTGGGTTGAAGCAGAGTATTGAAGATGCGGGCGTCTTCCTTGAACTTTCGGAAGAATCCGGCGGTGACCAGGGGCTGATCGACGATGCAGCCACAGCGCTCAAAGCCGTCGAGAACACCCTGAACGAGATGGAAAAGCTTCGAATGCTCAGTGGTCCGCACGACCAGTTGAGCGCGATTGTCACGATCAAGCCAGGTGCCGGTGGCACAGAGAGCCAAGATTGGGCCAGCATTCTCTATCGGATGTACCTGCGCTACTGCCAGCAAAAGGGTTGGGCGGTTGAAGTCACCGACTATCAGGACGGAGAAGAAGCGGGCATCAAGATGGCCGAATTTCGAGTCGAAGGACCGTTCGCCTTTGGGTATCTGAAGGCCGAAGATGGTGTGCATCGACTTGTTCGCATCTCGCCGTTTGACTCGAATAAGCGGCGTCACACGAGCTTTGCCGCTGTGTCAGTGGTGCCGGAGATCGACGACGATATCGAGGTCGAGATCAACAACGCAGACTTGCGAATCGACACGTACCGCGCGTCGGGAGCGGGTGGCCAGCACGTCAACCGTACGGATTCGGCCGTGAGGATTACTCACTTGCCGACGGGTGTGGTGGTTCAGTGTCAGGCTGAGAGATCGCAGCATAAGAACCGCGACAAAGCCTTTAAGATGCTTCGAGCAAAACTATACGAGCGCGAGCTCAAGGCGCGTGAGGCTGCTGCAGAACAAAGTTTTGCGGAACAGAAAGACGTCGCCTTCGGTTCTCAGATTCGCTCTTACGTGCTCCACCCCTATAAGCAGATCAAAGATTTGAGGACCGGGTACACCGTGGGCAATGTTGAGCCGGTTCTCGACGGGCACCTCGAGCCATTTGTGGAAGCCTATCTGCTTAAGGCAGGCAGCGGAGAGCTCCTTGAGGGCGTGGAAGACATTGATTGA
- a CDS encoding ABC transporter permease encodes MSYERFIGTRYLMAKKSASLLSIITLISVLGVALGVTALIVVLSVMGGFKKDLKEKILGTKAHAVVRPVDGEVLREWEPLVKITSEVPEVVGVSPYIESEVMISSPTNLSGVFLRGIDTKRVASVSNLVTSIEEGKIEYLVDDSELDADLRKKRGEELDDLLKKVQNERDEAELEIEAAEEDRYGEEGFMPSIFDDEAESEEGEMPGIFDEPEPSKLPGLIIGKELARSLQVSLGQEVNVVTPNGEMGPMGPMPRSRPFKIVGVFYSGMYEYDANMAYTALSDTQDFLDIDGVTGLEIKTVDVERADVIAQGVRAAVSDRARVLDWQELNRSLFYALKLEKIAMFVVLTFIILVASFSIVAMLVMIVIEKGREIAILKALGAPNVGIMRTFVFQGTVIGVVGAFAGLCLGLGICYFLSEFGFPLNSEVYYISTLPVDVDPVEIVSVVIAAILISFLATIYPSIQAAKLNPVEGLRNE; translated from the coding sequence ATGAGTTATGAACGCTTCATAGGCACGCGCTACTTGATGGCGAAAAAGAGCGCGAGCTTGCTCTCGATCATCACCCTGATTTCGGTCTTAGGCGTAGCCCTCGGTGTTACGGCGCTGATCGTAGTCTTGAGCGTGATGGGGGGCTTTAAGAAGGACCTCAAAGAAAAGATTTTGGGGACGAAGGCTCACGCGGTCGTTCGACCGGTAGATGGTGAGGTTCTGCGCGAGTGGGAGCCTCTCGTGAAGATCACTAGCGAGGTGCCCGAGGTTGTCGGCGTTAGTCCCTACATAGAGTCAGAGGTGATGATTTCATCGCCCACCAATTTGAGCGGTGTGTTCCTTCGTGGGATCGACACCAAAAGGGTGGCGTCGGTCTCGAATCTCGTGACGAGCATTGAAGAGGGGAAGATAGAGTACCTTGTGGACGACTCTGAGCTCGACGCGGATCTTCGAAAGAAGCGCGGCGAGGAACTCGATGACCTGCTCAAGAAAGTGCAGAATGAGCGCGATGAAGCTGAGTTGGAAATCGAGGCCGCCGAAGAGGACCGCTACGGAGAGGAGGGATTTATGCCCTCGATATTCGACGACGAGGCTGAGTCGGAAGAGGGTGAAATGCCTGGAATATTCGACGAGCCCGAGCCCTCGAAGCTCCCTGGTTTGATCATTGGAAAGGAACTCGCCCGAAGCCTACAGGTTTCACTTGGTCAAGAGGTCAATGTGGTCACCCCGAATGGGGAAATGGGCCCGATGGGGCCTATGCCTCGTTCCCGTCCATTTAAGATCGTGGGTGTGTTCTACAGCGGCATGTACGAGTACGACGCGAATATGGCGTATACAGCGCTCTCAGACACCCAGGACTTTCTAGATATCGATGGGGTCACGGGACTCGAGATCAAGACCGTGGATGTTGAGCGGGCGGATGTCATCGCTCAGGGTGTGAGAGCCGCGGTTTCGGATAGAGCGCGGGTGCTCGACTGGCAGGAGCTCAACCGAAGTCTCTTCTACGCGCTTAAACTCGAAAAGATCGCCATGTTCGTAGTCCTGACGTTCATCATTTTGGTGGCGAGTTTTAGCATTGTGGCGATGCTCGTCATGATCGTGATCGAGAAAGGGCGGGAAATCGCGATTCTGAAGGCTCTCGGGGCCCCCAATGTGGGGATTATGAGGACCTTTGTTTTTCAAGGTACTGTGATCGGAGTGGTAGGCGCATTTGCCGGTTTATGCCTCGGGTTGGGAATCTGCTACTTCCTATCGGAGTTCGGGTTCCCTCTAAATTCCGAGGTCTACTACATCTCGACTCTGCCGGTTGACGTCGACCCCGTCGAGATCGTGTCTGTCGTGATCGCGGCTATCCTCATCAGTTTTTTAGCGACGATTTATCCGTCGATCCAAGCGGCCAAACTTAATCCGGTGGAAGGGCTTCGAAATGAGTGA
- the bamA gene encoding outer membrane protein assembly factor BamA, which yields MKVVLVVLLFCLPWVASAQEAGLPTSDSFQPAEAAVEVPKRFEPDQPLPEGSPAQPGDTIDEIRVNGNRRVETQAVISQLRTTAGQPLSAQTISEDLKRVFRLGFFDDVKVDGTKTADSKVIVTFIVSEKPAVAEITYEGINELELDDVTAVINIEPNSILDVSVVKANAEKLRELYAEKGFFLAEVDYEIVIDPEIPELANVVFKVTEFAKIEVRKISFLGNEALSDEELKSVMMTREGDWGSFLTSFGSFKETDFQQDLQRITAFYYDKGYVQVKVKRPVVRLSRDKKHLFITIAVEEGPQFGVGTVDIQGDFIKDKEELLENVKLGEDEIFSYTRLRSDMEGLRREYMDAGYAYVNINPLTQVLEDTRKVNVSYDIQRGEKVYIGRIEVVGNTKTRDKVIRRELAIEEGELFSQSKIETSKSLVTRLGYFERVELNTKRVERSDTIDLEVVVAERPTGTFQVGAGFSSLESFILNAQVSQNNLFGRGQTLAFQAQISSIRTLFNIQFAEPYFLDSNWSFAFELYNFDYLFQDFARRSRGGNLSFGYPITDELRANLTYKLEDVDLRPGGRTGRNAQRVGNLFRGGLTSSLQFGLSYDSRDDRMFPKNGTFSSARVEWADDNFTLSEVEFIKYDMDSRWYFPLFWEFVLRLNVEAGYVQSTDPTKPVPLFQRYFVGGPTTVRGFDRFSLGPTRTVARDTSDPGTLSSEFNIGGNKRLQLTAEIEFPILTAIGIRGVVFADAGNAFDDGEPITLALDLLSDDEDEYMDVLRTSVGLGFRWLSPIGPLRFEWGIPLARLRDEKPLVFDFSIGNAF from the coding sequence GTGAAAGTTGTATTGGTGGTACTACTCTTTTGCTTGCCCTGGGTCGCAAGCGCTCAGGAAGCAGGTCTGCCGACGTCAGATAGCTTTCAACCTGCTGAGGCCGCTGTGGAGGTTCCAAAGCGGTTCGAGCCTGACCAGCCGCTCCCTGAAGGAAGTCCGGCACAACCTGGTGACACGATCGATGAGATTCGAGTCAACGGCAACCGACGTGTAGAAACTCAAGCCGTGATTTCGCAGCTGCGTACCACCGCAGGCCAACCGCTCTCGGCGCAGACGATTTCGGAAGACTTGAAACGCGTGTTTCGCCTGGGATTCTTCGATGACGTGAAGGTCGACGGCACAAAGACTGCCGACTCGAAGGTTATCGTGACCTTTATCGTAAGCGAGAAGCCAGCGGTTGCTGAAATCACCTACGAAGGGATTAACGAGCTTGAGCTCGACGATGTGACCGCGGTGATCAACATCGAGCCGAACTCCATCCTCGATGTGAGCGTTGTCAAAGCCAATGCCGAAAAGCTCAGGGAACTCTATGCTGAGAAGGGTTTCTTCTTGGCCGAGGTCGACTATGAAATCGTCATCGACCCTGAGATTCCAGAACTCGCCAATGTAGTCTTTAAGGTCACTGAATTCGCGAAGATCGAAGTCCGGAAAATTTCATTCCTTGGAAATGAGGCGCTCTCTGATGAAGAACTCAAGAGCGTGATGATGACCCGCGAGGGAGATTGGGGCTCGTTCTTGACGAGTTTTGGCTCGTTCAAAGAGACGGACTTCCAGCAGGACCTGCAGCGAATTACGGCGTTTTATTACGACAAAGGCTACGTTCAAGTGAAAGTCAAACGCCCAGTCGTAAGGCTATCGCGCGATAAGAAGCATTTGTTTATCACCATAGCCGTTGAAGAAGGCCCGCAATTTGGCGTGGGGACGGTTGATATTCAAGGAGACTTCATCAAGGACAAAGAAGAGCTTTTGGAGAACGTGAAGCTCGGTGAAGATGAGATTTTCAGCTACACGCGACTTAGGTCGGATATGGAGGGATTGCGCCGTGAATACATGGATGCCGGCTATGCGTACGTGAACATCAATCCTTTGACTCAGGTTCTGGAGGACACGCGCAAAGTCAACGTTTCCTACGATATTCAGCGTGGAGAGAAGGTCTATATCGGCCGCATTGAAGTCGTAGGTAACACCAAGACTCGGGACAAAGTAATTCGCCGCGAGCTCGCGATTGAAGAGGGTGAGTTGTTCTCTCAATCCAAGATTGAGACGAGCAAGAGTCTTGTGACGCGTCTGGGTTATTTTGAGCGAGTAGAGCTCAATACCAAGCGGGTAGAGCGTAGTGACACAATCGATCTTGAAGTCGTGGTCGCAGAACGTCCAACGGGTACTTTCCAAGTCGGCGCAGGATTTTCGAGCCTTGAGAGTTTCATTTTGAACGCTCAGGTCTCGCAGAACAACCTTTTTGGTCGAGGACAGACCCTGGCTTTCCAGGCGCAGATCTCAAGCATTAGAACGCTCTTCAACATCCAGTTCGCTGAGCCGTACTTCCTTGATTCCAACTGGTCGTTTGCCTTCGAACTCTACAACTTCGACTACCTATTCCAAGATTTCGCTCGTAGGTCTCGCGGAGGTAACCTCTCTTTTGGTTATCCGATTACCGACGAGCTGCGAGCCAATCTCACCTACAAGCTCGAGGACGTGGATTTGAGGCCGGGAGGGCGGACAGGACGAAACGCGCAGCGTGTGGGCAACCTCTTTCGGGGTGGTTTGACGAGTTCGTTGCAATTCGGTCTCTCGTACGACTCACGCGATGATCGCATGTTCCCTAAAAACGGGACGTTTTCGAGCGCTCGAGTGGAGTGGGCTGATGATAACTTCACGCTGAGCGAAGTGGAGTTCATTAAATACGACATGGACTCTCGCTGGTATTTCCCGCTCTTCTGGGAGTTTGTCCTCCGCCTAAACGTGGAGGCTGGTTACGTCCAGAGTACCGACCCAACCAAGCCCGTGCCCCTTTTTCAGCGCTATTTTGTTGGAGGACCGACCACTGTGCGCGGGTTTGATCGTTTCAGCCTCGGACCCACGAGAACTGTTGCGCGCGACACGAGTGACCCCGGAACCTTGAGCTCCGAGTTCAATATCGGCGGTAACAAACGCTTACAGCTGACGGCTGAGATCGAGTTCCCGATCTTGACCGCGATTGGCATCCGAGGCGTAGTATTTGCAGACGCCGGGAATGCTTTTGATGACGGGGAACCTATAACACTTGCGTTGGATCTTTTGTCCGACGACGAAGATGAATACATGGATGTTCTGAGAACATCAGTCGGTTTGGGATTCCGATGGCTAAGTCCGATTGGACCACTCCGATTTGAATGGGGTATTCCCCTCGCGCGTCTCCGAGATGAGAAGCCGCTGGTCTTTGACTTCAGTATCGGAAACGCTTTTTAA
- a CDS encoding OmpH family outer membrane protein: MTFRTTQKLVQILLAVFATFLIAIPSVSAQDMKVAYVDLQKALNEVGEGKSAKAKLKKEFDEKQKQLDKKQEDVKKLKENLESQAMMLSEDARRERAMELQKKMYELQQLYIQLQGDLSKKEAEATKKIFEKMGKIIEEIGKEKGYDMILERSESSILFAKPGMDITDELVRRYNKK, from the coding sequence ATGACATTTAGAACGACACAAAAACTCGTCCAGATTCTGCTCGCTGTATTCGCCACCTTCTTGATTGCGATTCCCAGCGTAAGTGCTCAAGACATGAAGGTCGCTTACGTGGACCTTCAAAAAGCACTCAATGAAGTGGGAGAGGGCAAGAGCGCAAAAGCGAAGCTCAAGAAAGAGTTCGATGAGAAGCAAAAGCAGCTCGACAAGAAGCAAGAGGACGTCAAGAAACTCAAGGAGAACCTTGAGTCTCAAGCGATGATGCTCTCTGAAGATGCACGTCGCGAGCGAGCCATGGAACTCCAGAAGAAGATGTATGAGCTGCAACAACTCTACATCCAGCTCCAAGGTGATTTGTCGAAAAAGGAAGCCGAAGCCACGAAGAAGATTTTCGAAAAGATGGGCAAAATCATTGAGGAAATCGGCAAAGAGAAAGGCTACGACATGATTCTTGAACGGTCTGAGTCCTCGATCCTCTTTGCGAAACCCGGCATGGATATCACCGACGAACTAGTGCGCCGCTACAACAAAAAGTGA